The genomic segment TTCCTGACCAACAAGGACGCGGTGCTGGAGATGCTGGGCGAATTCCAGGAAGATTTGTCGAAGCTGACCCGCGCCATCCGCCGCGGCGACGGCGACGCGCTGTTCGAGCACTTCACCCGCACCCGCGCCATCCGCCGCGGCATCGTGCAGATCGGTCAGGACGAAGCCGCCCCGGACTTCGGGCGACGGCACAAGCAGCTCGGCAAGGCGCCGGAGTAAGCGGGCAGCCTTCCCGCCGCTCTCACCTCGCCTCCCGCATAACTCACGTCGTCCCTCGCCTCTCTCACGTCGTCCCCCGCGCAGGCGGGGGACCCAGTATTGCAGAGAGCTGGTAGCGGGCGCACGGCGGATCAACGAGCGCTCGGGAATACTGGGTCGCCCGGACAAGCCGGGCGATGACGGTGGAGAGTGGAGCGCGCGCTCTGCGCCGTATCGTCTCTCTGTTCAAACATCAGACAGCCGCACCCTGACGTTCTCGCGGCGCCGGAGGACAGGACGACACGGACTTTAGTCCTTGCAGGAATATTATCAAGACACCTTTTGCACGCCCTCGCGTCGGCGCCGGGCTTGACCCGGTGCCCCATCGCCCTGACGATGGCAAAGATTGCGACGCGCCGACCGCGCGGGCGGACCGAACGCCGAGCCCTTGTAAATTTATTTTTTGTATCTACAATAATTAGGCGTTGATTACCATGAGGATCACGTTCGATCCGGCCAAATGCGAAGAGACGATTCGATCGCGAGGTATCGATTTCATCGAAGCCGAGGCGGTGTTTGCCGGCGACACGCTCGACTATCCCGACCTCCGCAAGGACTACGGTGAAGTGCGTATGATCACGATCGGACGGCTCCGCAGGCGAATGGTTGTCGTCGTATGGACACCCCGCGGCGATGCACGACACATCATATCAATGAGGAAAGCCAATGCCCGGGAGCAAGCGCGTTTCGCGGACAAACTTGGCGAAGCTTGATCGCCATGTCATCACGCCAGAAGAGTACGAGGAAATTCCCGAACTGACCGACGAGTGGTTCGCAGCAGCCGATCACCACCGCGGCGGCAAGCTCATCAAGCGCGGCCGCCCGAAAGCGGCGGCGCCGAAGCAACTGGTATCGCTACGACTGGACCCCGACGTACTGCACTGGTTTAAAAGCACCGGTCCCGGCTATCAAGCCCGCATGGGCGAGGTGCTGAAGTCGCACATGAGTCGGAAGAAGGCCGCAGGCAAGAAAGCGTAGCGTGGGTTGAGCGCAGCGAAACCCACGGACGAAGTAGATGGGTTTCGCCTTCGGCTCACCCCATCTACGGCTGCAACCTCACAACCACTTCTTCCACTTGAAGAACATGTACGGCAGCACCGCGGCCAGCAGCATCATGCCGAGCGCCATGGTGTAGCCGTGCTGCCATTCGAGCTCGGGCATGATCTTGAAGTTCATGCCGTAGATCGAGGCGATCAGGGTCGGCGGCATCAGGACGACGGCCATCACCGAGAACAGCTTGATGATGTTGTTCTGCTCGAGATTGACGACGCCGAGCATCGCATCGAGCGTGAAGGTGATCTTGTTCGACAGGTAGCTGGCGTGGTCGGTCAGCGACAGCACGTCGCGCTGCATGGTCTTGAGCTGGGTGCGCAGTTCCTTGGTGCGCTTGACGCCTTCGCCCTCGACCGAGAGGAACGCCACCACCCGGCCGATCGAGACCAGGCTCTCGCGGACCTTCGAGACCAAGTCGCCCTTGCGGCCGATCGCGATCAGGATGTCGGAATAGCGCTTCGGGTGGCCGGTGCGGGCCGCCCCCTCCGGTTCGAAAATCTGCCGGCTGACATCGTCGACGTCGGCGCCGGCGCGCTCCAGGATGTCGGCGCAGCGGTCGATCACCGCGTCGAGCAGTTCGAACAGCACGCTCTCGCCACTGCTGCCCGAACCGGGCGCCCGCGCCAGCCGGCTCTCGACCACCGCGAACGGGCGCGGCTCGTCGTAACGCACCGTCACCAGACGGCGGCCGGCCAGAATGAAAGTCACCGGCGACAGCCGCGGCGAGGTGGTGTCGGCGCCGCACATCAAGCTGGCGGTCATGTAGCGGGCGCCGTTCTCGATATAGAGACGGCTGGAGATCTCGATCTCCTGCATGTCTTCCCGGGTCGGAACCTCGATCCGTGCCAGCCGCTCCACCGCCTTGTCCTCGTCGGCCGTCGGCCGATCGAGGTCCACCCACACCGTGTCCTCAGGCAGCGCCGCAAGATCCTCCGCAGTGGCGCGCTTCAGGGTGGCTTCGGCGGGGGCGAAGAAAGCAAGCATGGCAACTCCAGGCTGGGACAGGATTGGTCAGAGAGGGCGCGGCCGGGGACCGCAGCCGCCGGCGGCAAGTGTGACACAGTCGCGGCAGGACAGCCGACGCATTTTGTGGCCAGGGCGTGGCAGCGCCATGACAATGCACCGCCGAACACCGCACCTGTTGCTCGAAAATTAATCGGCGGCCGGATTCTATGCGGCAGAAATGCAACAACGCTGCGGCCTCGTTACGAACGGCTCGCCGAAATGCTGGCAAACCAGCGGGTTTGCGAGATACTAACAACAAGAATCGTGGAGTTTCGCGGTGTCTCCCGGCGTGCGATGGCGCGCCTGATCGTGATTGGAATTGATAATGGCCTTGAACGGAACGAAGCTGGGACTGCTGGCGCTTGCCGGCTTGCTGCTGTCGGGTTGCATGCAGACGACCTATCAGGCCGCCCCGGAAGCCAACCTGAAACCCAATGACAAGGCCCAGCTGGCCAAGGCGCGCTACGCCAAGGTGTCGGTGCCGGAACCGTTCCGCCGCGCGATCGTCGATTATCATCGCAAGGAAGCCCCCGGTACCATCGTTGTCGATTCGGACAACCACTTTCTGTATTACGTGCTCGATAACGGCAAGGCGCTCCGCTACGGCGTGACCGTGGGCGAAGAAGCACTGGCGTTCTCCGGCATCGCCCGGGTCGGCAACATGGCCGAATGGCCGAAGTGGACCCCGACCGCCGACATCCACAAGCGGATCGAAGGCCTGCCGTCCTCGGTGCCCGGCGGCATCGACAACCCGCTCGGCGCCCGCGCGCTGTATCTCTACCAGGGCAATAAGGACACCCTGTTCCGGATCCACGGCACCAACCAGCCGGAATATATCGGCGCCTCGATCTCCTCGGGCTGCATCCGTATGACCAACGAGGACGTCATCGACCTGTACAACCGGGTGAAGATGGGCACGATCGTCGTGGTGCTCGACCCGAAGCAGGGCGACTCGCCGATGAACTCGAAGATGGCCCTGCAGGGCGGCAGCGGCACCGCGACCCAGTAATCGCGCCGCGGCTCATCCCGCCAGAGTTTGAAAAAGCGCCGGTTCGCCGGCGCTTTTTTTATTGGCGGTGAGTGGGTGGTGTTGATGGTCCGGCCAGCGGTGGACCAGATGTGATCCGCTGCAGCTCCGCAGTCGCTGAGCGCTCCCTCGCCCCGCTCTTCGCGGGGAGAGGGTTGGGGTGAGGGGCGACGCAAGCACTGCGTCTCGGCCTTGTTGAAACGCCCCCTCACCCGACCGGCTTCGCTTCGCTCACCCGGTCGACCTCTCCCCGCGCGCGGGGAGAGGTAAGCCTCGCAGCTGGGACAGATCAGGCCGGTGGTCGTATCGGCGCAGGCTTGCCGCGAGCCGCCGGCGCCGCTTGCGGCTTCAGGTCAATCGGCTTGCTCGCGGCTGGTTTCGCGGCGGCAGCCTTGGCGCGCTTGGCCGGCTTCGGCGGCGGAGGCGGTGGGGTCGCGGCCTGTTCGCGTTCGGCCTCCTCGGCGGGGACCTGCTCGGCTGCCTCGGACTGGGACGGCGCTGCCTGCTGCGGTGCGCGCTCGTCGTCGGCCGCGACTTCGCGCGGCGGCGCTTCGGCCGGGCGCGGCAGCGGCATCACCGGCGCAATATTCGGGAGCCCCTCGTATAAGGCCCATTGGCACATCCGGTAGCCGCCGCGGCGCTCGGCGAGATCGAGGTGGATGTGGTCCTCGTGATAGCCGTCCGAGCCCGGGCCGAGCACGGTGGTGAAGCGCGCGCACACCGATTGCATCACGGCTTCCCTGGGCGCCCGCGGCGCCTCGCGGTCGGTCAGCGAAATCATCCGCCCGTCGGCGAGCTTGATGCCGCGGAGGTCGAGCGCATTGGCACGGCCGTGCTCGCTGAGCTTGGCGCCGCGCACCCGGTTGCGGCCGCGGCATTCATAAGAATCGAAATTGTCCAGATCCGAGACCCGGCTGCCGAGCGAGACGGCCAGCGGCGCGATGTCGGCGCGCACCCAATCGGCGATCGCCCGCGCCATCCCGCAGCGCAGCGTCGCGGCCGGCGACATCGAGACACGGCGGCCGTCCGGCAGCACCACGGCTTCGAGCCGGACCAGATCCGATCCGCCGCAGGCGCCCGGCCCGGTGATATCCGGAATGCTCGGCGCGATCGCGATCTGCTCGGTCAGGGCCAGCCGGCATTCGGACGGTGGCTTGGGAGCCTGCGCCGCATCGGCTTTGGCGGCGGGCGCGCTGTCGGGGGCGGCAGCTTCCGCAGGCGTTGGCTCATCCTCGCCGGGCTCGGCCTCGCGCGCATTCGCCTGCGGCGCCTCGGCCGGACGCGGCTTCGGCAGCGGCACGTGCTCACGCGCGCTCGCGGCCGAGGTGCCGCCTGCAACCAGCGCGATCATCAGTGCCCAGAATGGCGCTTTGCCGCGGAGCGCCTGAAGACAAGACCGTTTTCCGCAAAGCGGGTAAGCGCTAAAGTCAGCACCAATCCCAAGGGGATAACGATCAGGAGGAAAATTCGAATGCTTGGACTGATGCAAGACTGGCCTTTGCTGTGTCATCGGATCATCGAGCACGCGGCCCGGATCCACGGCAACCAGGAGGTGGTCACCCGGTCGGTCGAGGGTCCGATCGTCCGCACCACCTATGCGCAGATCCATCAGCGGGCACTGAAAGTCAGCCAGATGTTGGACCGCGCCGGCATCAAGCTCGGCGACCGCGTCGCGACGATCGCCTGGAACACCGCCCGGCATCTGGAATGCTGGTACGGCATTATGGGAATCGGCGCGATTTGCCATACGGTCAATCCGCGGCTTTTTCCGGACCAGATCGCCTGGATCGTGAATCACGCCCAGGACCGCGTGATGATCACCGATCTCACCTTCATCCCGGTGCTGGAAAAGATCGCCGACCAGATCCCGAGCGTGGAGCGCTTCGTGGTGCTCACCGACGCCGAGCATATGCCGCAGACCACGCTGAAGAACGCGATCGCGTATGAAGAGTGGCTGAAGGAAGCCGACGGCGACTTCGAATGGAAGACCTTCGACGAGAACACTGCGGCGGCGATGTGCTACACCTCAGGCACCACCGGCGATCCGAAGGGCGTGCTGTATTCGCACCGCTCCAACGTGCTGCACGCGCTGATGGCCAACAACCCCGACGCGCTCGGCACCCGCGCCGCCGACACCATGCTGCCGGTGGTTCCGCTGTTCCACGCCAATAGCTGGGGCATCGCGTTCTCGGCGCCGTCGATGGGCACCAAGCTGGTGATGCCCGGCGCCAAGCTTGACGGCGCCTCGGTGTACGAGCTGCTGTCGACCGAGAAGGTCACCCACACGGCCGGCGTGCCGACCGTCTGGCTGATGCTGCTGCAATACATGCAGAAGGAAAAGCTGACGCTGCCGCATCTGAAGATGGTGGTGTGCGGCGGCTCGGCGATGCCGCGCTCGATGATCAAGGCGTTCGTCGACATGGGCGCGGAAGCGCGCCACGCCTGGGGCATGACCGAGATGAGCCCGCTCGGCACGCTCGCCACGCTGAAGCCGCCGTTCGACCAGACCACCGGCGACGCCCGGCTCGACGTGCTGGCGACGCAAGGCTACCCGCCGTTCGGCGTGCAGATGAAGATCACCGACGATGCCGGCAAGGACGTCGACTGGGACGGCAAGACCTTCGGCCGCCTGAAAGTGTCGGGCCCGGCGATCGCCAAGGCGTACTATCGGGTCGACAAGGAGATCCTCGACGATGCCGGCTTCTTCGACACCGGCGACGTCGCGACGATCGACCAGGACGGCTACATGCGGATCACCGACCGCTCCAAGGACGTGATCAAGTCCGGCGGCGAGTGGATTTCCTCGATCGACCTGGAAAACCTCGCGGTCGGCCACCCCAAGGTGGCGGAAGCCGCGGTCATCGGCGTGTATCACCCCAAATGGGACGAGCGCCCGCTGCTGATCTGCCAGCTCAAGCCCGACGTCACCTGCACCCGCGACGAGATCCTGCAATACATGGACGGCAAGATCGCCAAATGGTGGATGCCCGACGACATCGTGTTCGTCGAAGCCATCCCGCACACCGCGACTGGCAAGATCCTGAAGACGGCACTGCGCGATCAGTTCAAGACCTACACGCTGCCCGGAGCGGCGGCGTAAGCACCACAGACGGCACCCTCTCCCCGCTTCGGCGGGGAGAACTTTTTTGAGACATCGATAACCGCCGCTGGCTGCAAGTCATCAGCCAACATCGGATCGGGCGCGATGGAGATCAGCGAGCGTCCCCAGACCGAGGGTGAAGCTCATCGCAGCCGGAACGGCGGGCTGGATGCGCTGCGGGCGGTTATGACTCTGCTGGTGCTGTTTCATCACACCGCGATCACCTACGGCGCCAGCGGCGGCTGGTTCTACCATGAGGTGATGCCCACCGGATCGTTGTCGTCGAACCTGCTGACGATGTTCGTGGCGACCAATCAGGCTTATTTCATGGGCCTGTTCTTTCTGCTCGCCGGCTATTTCACCCCGACCGCTTTCCGCGCCAAGGGCAGCGCAGCCTATTTGCGCGACCGGCTGCTGCGGCTCGGCGTGCCACTGCTAGTGTTCGGCTTGGTGATCGGGCCGTTGACGGTCGCACTTGCGGGGCTCGCCAGCAGCCATGCGTTCTGGCCGACGCTGCTGACGCTATGGCACCGCGGCCGGTTCATCGAAGGACCGCTGTGGTTCGCCGAGGCGCTGCTGCTCTTTGGCGTCGCCGCCGTGCCGTGGCTGCTGTGGCGTGGAACGGCAGCACCGCCTCCAGAAGCCGCAAATGCTCCCTTTCCATCCAACACCGTGCTGACTATCGCCGCACTTCTCACAGGTGCAGCGGCGTTCACGATCCGATTGTGGTGGCCGGTCGGCAGCAACTGGCACGGGCTACAGTTCGGTTACTTCGCAAGCTACGTCTTGCTGTTCGCGGCGGGATGCGCTGCGGCAGCACCACGCTGGCTCGAGAGAATCCCACGACGCACGGCGAGAATCTGGCTTGGCGTCACACTGGTAAGTCTGCCGCTGCTGCCGCTTTCCGCCGTAGTGTGGCCGCCGGGACCGGCCGGCTCGTCCGATGGTGGCTGGACGATCCCGGCGGCGATCTACGCGTTCTGGGAGCCGCTGGTGGCTTGGGGGCTGATCCTGCTGCTGCTGGCTGTATTTCAGCGCCGCTATCAGCATCTCGAACCGCGATGGCAGCAACTCGCCGTGCGTGCCTACACCATCTACATCATCCATCCACCAGTGCTGGTCGGCTTGGCGCTCGCCTGGCGCAGCATGACGGCACCGCCACTGTTCAAATTCGCGGTGACCGGCATCGCCACCTGCGTCGCCTGCTTCCTGCTCGCCGGCCAGATCCTGCGCATCCCGCGAATTCAGAAGATTCTTTGAGGCCAGCCAGCGCCGACCTCTGTCTGCCGACTTTCCCGGGAGACGAGACGCGATCGACTCCGGCAGAGTCGGAGTGTGCGTCCCTCCCCGGCGCTCAGGTTCCCTCTCCGGCCTTGAATTCGGCAGCCGCCCGTGGTCTCAACGAGGGCTCCTGCGGCGCGATGTCTGCCGCGATCAACCCGGCAGTCGTGACGCGATGGCGCGCAGATTTTCCGCTCCGTATCTGAAGGAGCCCGTCTCCGGACTCGCCACCTGGGCGCGCAATCTCGCGGTGTTCTCCGCGGTGGCGACGCTGGTGTCGATCGGTGTGGTGCGATTCGGCTTTCTCGAAATGCGCCCCGCGATGGCGACCTGGTTCGGGGCGCTGGCGCTGGCCGGGGTGTCGATCCTGCTGGCGCTCGCTGGCTTCGCGGCGATCTGGCAGAACGGCTCGCGCGGCATCCCGCGCATCCTGCTGGCGCTGCTGCTGGACGCGCTGATCCTCGCCTATCCGGCCTATCTCGGCTGGCAATACCGCACCCTGCCGGCGATCCACGACATCACTACCGATTCGATCGATCCGCCGCGGTTCGAAACCCTGGCGCGACTGCGGGTCGGCGACGACGTCAACACCGCGGTCTATGCCGGCCTGTACTCGGCCGAGCGCCAGCGCGCCGCCTATCCGAATATCGAGACGCTTCAGGTCGAGATGCCGGTGCAGCGCGCCTACGATATCGTGCTGCAGCTGGTGAACCGGCGGAAATGGCGGGTGGTCGACGAACGCCCGCCGCAGTTGCCGAAGCGCGAAGGCCATATCGAGGCGGTGGCACGCACCACCATCCTGAGCCTGCCCGAAGACGTGGTGATCCGGCTGCGGCCGGACGGCGACGACACGCGGATCGATATCCGGTCATCGTCGCGCTATTTCGAAAGCGACCTCGGCAGCAACGCGGCGCGGATTGCCAAATTGACCGAGGACATCAACACCGCGGTCGAGAACGCGCCGACCCCGAAGCCCGAGCCGGCCGCCAAACAGCCGGCCAAGGCGAAAGCCAAGAAGTAATCCGGCGTAGCGCGGGCGCCGACACTGTCCGCGCCGACGCCCGCAATGGACTCAATTCGGTGGCCGAAACCCGCGCCGCTTACTTGTCGGCGCCGCCGAGCGCCTGCTTGCACGGATCGGACAGCGCGCTGAAATTGTCGTTCAGGCACTTCTTGATGCGGCCGCCGCCGGGCGACACCCCGTTGCAGAGCTTCTGATAGTCCGCCTTGCAGGCTTCGCGCGCCGCACCGCGATTCTGCGCGCTCGCCATCTGCAGGGTCAGCATCAGGGCCGCAACCACGCAGGCCGCGGTGAGCGTCGCCCGCACCAGCACGTCGGGCGCCCGGAACAGCGGCGCGGGACGATCGGACCGATTCGAAGTGTTCATTCGTTGCACCATGGCGAATCCTTGGGTTCGAAGTGGACGCCGTCGAGGCGGATGTAGTTGATACCTTCGAGCCCGTCCGATCCTTCGCGCGCCAGTTCAGCGAAACAGCCGGCCGGCGAGTTGCCGGCGTCCTTCCGGAGAAATCTGCTCCAGCGTCTCGACGAAGGTGTCGATCATCGCGTCGCCGACCTTGCTG from the Rhodopseudomonas palustris genome contains:
- a CDS encoding BrnT family toxin, which gives rise to MRITFDPAKCEETIRSRGIDFIEAEAVFAGDTLDYPDLRKDYGEVRMITIGRLRRRMVVVVWTPRGDARHIISMRKANAREQARFADKLGEA
- a CDS encoding BrnA antitoxin family protein; the encoded protein is MAKLDRHVITPEEYEEIPELTDEWFAAADHHRGGKLIKRGRPKAAAPKQLVSLRLDPDVLHWFKSTGPGYQARMGEVLKSHMSRKKAAGKKA
- a CDS encoding magnesium transporter CorA family protein, whose amino-acid sequence is MLAFFAPAEATLKRATAEDLAALPEDTVWVDLDRPTADEDKAVERLARIEVPTREDMQEIEISSRLYIENGARYMTASLMCGADTTSPRLSPVTFILAGRRLVTVRYDEPRPFAVVESRLARAPGSGSSGESVLFELLDAVIDRCADILERAGADVDDVSRQIFEPEGAARTGHPKRYSDILIAIGRKGDLVSKVRESLVSIGRVVAFLSVEGEGVKRTKELRTQLKTMQRDVLSLTDHASYLSNKITFTLDAMLGVVNLEQNNIIKLFSVMAVVLMPPTLIASIYGMNFKIMPELEWQHGYTMALGMMLLAAVLPYMFFKWKKWL
- a CDS encoding L,D-transpeptidase, with protein sequence MALNGTKLGLLALAGLLLSGCMQTTYQAAPEANLKPNDKAQLAKARYAKVSVPEPFRRAIVDYHRKEAPGTIVVDSDNHFLYYVLDNGKALRYGVTVGEEALAFSGIARVGNMAEWPKWTPTADIHKRIEGLPSSVPGGIDNPLGARALYLYQGNKDTLFRIHGTNQPEYIGASISSGCIRMTNEDVIDLYNRVKMGTIVVVLDPKQGDSPMNSKMALQGGSGTATQ
- a CDS encoding extensin family protein; translated protein: MIALVAGGTSAASAREHVPLPKPRPAEAPQANAREAEPGEDEPTPAEAAAPDSAPAAKADAAQAPKPPSECRLALTEQIAIAPSIPDITGPGACGGSDLVRLEAVVLPDGRRVSMSPAATLRCGMARAIADWVRADIAPLAVSLGSRVSDLDNFDSYECRGRNRVRGAKLSEHGRANALDLRGIKLADGRMISLTDREAPRAPREAVMQSVCARFTTVLGPGSDGYHEDHIHLDLAERRGGYRMCQWALYEGLPNIAPVMPLPRPAEAPPREVAADDERAPQQAAPSQSEAAEQVPAEEAEREQAATPPPPPPKPAKRAKAAAAKPAASKPIDLKPQAAPAARGKPAPIRPPA
- a CDS encoding fatty-acid--CoA ligase; its protein translation is MLGLMQDWPLLCHRIIEHAARIHGNQEVVTRSVEGPIVRTTYAQIHQRALKVSQMLDRAGIKLGDRVATIAWNTARHLECWYGIMGIGAICHTVNPRLFPDQIAWIVNHAQDRVMITDLTFIPVLEKIADQIPSVERFVVLTDAEHMPQTTLKNAIAYEEWLKEADGDFEWKTFDENTAAAMCYTSGTTGDPKGVLYSHRSNVLHALMANNPDALGTRAADTMLPVVPLFHANSWGIAFSAPSMGTKLVMPGAKLDGASVYELLSTEKVTHTAGVPTVWLMLLQYMQKEKLTLPHLKMVVCGGSAMPRSMIKAFVDMGAEARHAWGMTEMSPLGTLATLKPPFDQTTGDARLDVLATQGYPPFGVQMKITDDAGKDVDWDGKTFGRLKVSGPAIAKAYYRVDKEILDDAGFFDTGDVATIDQDGYMRITDRSKDVIKSGGEWISSIDLENLAVGHPKVAEAAVIGVYHPKWDERPLLICQLKPDVTCTRDEILQYMDGKIAKWWMPDDIVFVEAIPHTATGKILKTALRDQFKTYTLPGAAA
- a CDS encoding acyltransferase family protein, producing the protein MEISERPQTEGEAHRSRNGGLDALRAVMTLLVLFHHTAITYGASGGWFYHEVMPTGSLSSNLLTMFVATNQAYFMGLFFLLAGYFTPTAFRAKGSAAYLRDRLLRLGVPLLVFGLVIGPLTVALAGLASSHAFWPTLLTLWHRGRFIEGPLWFAEALLLFGVAAVPWLLWRGTAAPPPEAANAPFPSNTVLTIAALLTGAAAFTIRLWWPVGSNWHGLQFGYFASYVLLFAAGCAAAAPRWLERIPRRTARIWLGVTLVSLPLLPLSAVVWPPGPAGSSDGGWTIPAAIYAFWEPLVAWGLILLLLAVFQRRYQHLEPRWQQLAVRAYTIYIIHPPVLVGLALAWRSMTAPPLFKFAVTGIATCVACFLLAGQILRIPRIQKIL
- a CDS encoding DUF1499 domain-containing protein — translated: MARRFSAPYLKEPVSGLATWARNLAVFSAVATLVSIGVVRFGFLEMRPAMATWFGALALAGVSILLALAGFAAIWQNGSRGIPRILLALLLDALILAYPAYLGWQYRTLPAIHDITTDSIDPPRFETLARLRVGDDVNTAVYAGLYSAERQRAAYPNIETLQVEMPVQRAYDIVLQLVNRRKWRVVDERPPQLPKREGHIEAVARTTILSLPEDVVIRLRPDGDDTRIDIRSSSRYFESDLGSNAARIAKLTEDINTAVENAPTPKPEPAAKQPAKAKAKK
- a CDS encoding cysteine rich repeat-containing protein; this encodes MNTSNRSDRPAPLFRAPDVLVRATLTAACVVAALMLTLQMASAQNRGAAREACKADYQKLCNGVSPGGGRIKKCLNDNFSALSDPCKQALGGADK